Genomic window (Maylandia zebra isolate NMK-2024a linkage group LG11, Mzebra_GT3a, whole genome shotgun sequence):
ttaaaattcataATAACAAGCTACTTCTCACTGCTTTTGTGTCTGAAGCACAGCCAGCAACTCCATATCTCTTACTTGGCAAACTTTtctgcccttcctgacacaacccccaagggatttgtgtctcatGCCAGGATCAAACCAGAGATCTTCTGCTTGTTAGAAGAATGTGCAAACCACTACACTGCAGAGCTACTACTGCAGAAAATGACTACATGTTAACTAAAAGTGCTGCAACACCCCAAGCAAACAGCAGCAATTTAAATAAGGAAATAAAAAGTCAAATGGCCTTTTGAATTTCCTGTGTGAATCTGAAACACTTCTCACAATAAAGACTGGATGTGATTAGTGGATACTGTTTCATTACAGTTAATTTTAAACCTTTGGACTGACCTAATTGTTGAATTGTTTATTGAATGAACCATGACTTTGTGCCCcacttttgttgtttatttgtgtgaTTTTCATGTGTGGAATCTCTAAGATagatattgttttttgttttcaagtcCTTTTACAATTAAAAATGTTCCCGTTGCCACTCCCAGCAGGCCCAGAGTCAGGCCCACTGCACAGAAAACATCCAGTCCATGACTTTCATGGCTTTTCATTATTTCTGTttctgcagaagaagaaaaaaaagaacataattACTGACTACAGTAAACaaatcttttcattttatttttattcattaggGCAAATATTTACCCCAGATTCTTGTTTGGGGTGTCTCCAGTGCCGAGTGCTCCACGGTGCAGCTGTAAATGTCGCCCTCGCTTGGAGTGAACACCAGAGTTGAGAACTGGTGGAAGGTTTGATCTTTATTGGGAAAATACCGACTGAGCAACACCCCCTCAGACACTGGATGACCATTTTTGGTCCAAGTAACATTGATGTCAGGTGGATAGAAATAATTCACAAAGCAGATCAGGCTGTTTTCAACTCCCAGCTCGACTTCATCTGCAGGGTAAAGAATGCTTGCGGGTGGGTCTGTGGTAGGATCAAACACAATTAACATCATCAGATCTTATCAGCAATGTTACAACATGAAGTTAACACAAGAATAAAAATCCTTTACCTTTATCTTCAGGTGGATTTTTTTCCTCTACTGTCCAGTATGACAGAAGTGCTGGACATGCTCTCTTGGCTTTTTGTGCATTGTTATAtacattcaaattctgaaaTGTTTCACTTGGGTTAAATATAAAATACCGGGGCACCGTGTATACAACTTCATGTCTTTCGAAATCTGTATACATAAGCTCCTCAGCATCAAATTCAAACTGTGCCTCAGTTCTCCCATCAACAAAGCAGGCCACGACATAGGTAATTTCATGTGAAactgagaaaaaagacaaaaaaatgcaaacaagaGAATAACAATAAATGTATTAGTAtgaacagaatagaacagaatagccctttattttcactgtacataaaatataaagagTAAGACAGGAGTattaaataacaaactaaagGAAAATAAAGGAAACATGTAACACATTTCATAACATCAAATCATGTGTTTCCAGAGTGTCCGGCTTGTAATGCAGGTTAACGCATGAATGAACCCAGGTGGAAGCACAATCCTAACCTCATGCAGTGCAGTTAATGATCTAATATAATACTACACAGAAAAATAGGACTGCATCACGAAGAGCAGTGATGAAATACATGCCAGTGAAGCTGGGGTGTTATTGTTAACCTCACAGTAGTATTAGTGAACAAGAAAATTCAAGTTACCAGATGACTTGAGAAGGAGACA
Coding sequences:
- the LOC101472870 gene encoding H-2 class II histocompatibility antigen, A-U alpha chain, which gives rise to MMATCSSHMRRSALVILLLNSFCVFSQISHEITYVVACFVDGRTEAQFEFDAEELMYTDFERHEVVYTVPRYFIFNPSETFQNLNVYNNAQKAKRACPALLSYWTVEEKNPPEDKDPPASILYPADEVELGVENSLICFVNYFYPPDINVTWTKNGHPVSEGVLLSRYFPNKDQTFHQFSTLVFTPSEGDIYSCTVEHSALETPQTRIWETEIMKSHESHGLDVFCAVGLTLGLLGVATGTFLIVKGLENKKQYLS